GCTCCCTGGCGATTTCCGACATCTGGGCGGCGCGCCGGATCTCTATCTCTCTTTCCTGTTTCAGCCTGGCATATTCCTCCTCCTTTTTGATTTCGAGTTTCTGGCGCTCCGCTTCCAGGTTTTTATTGGCGACCGCCACTTCAGTGTCCTGCTCAATGTCATTTCTTTTCTTGCGCCGCTCTTCTATTTTTTCCGTCAGTTTGGTCAGGCCCTCGGCGTCAAAGGCATTGTCCGGGTTAAAGTGGGTTTTGCTTGTCTGGTCCAGGCCCGTCAAAGAAACGGTTTCCAGCTCCAAACCGTTTTTCAGCAAATCCTCAGTGACCACCTGCTGCACTTTTTGAACAAAATCGACCCGCTGCTCGTGAAGCTCTTCCATGGCCATTTCAGCCGCGACCGCCCGAAGCGCGTCCACAAACTTGCCCTCGACAAGGGTTTTAAGCTCTTCCGGGTTCATTGTTTTCAGCCCAAGCGTTTGGGCCGCGTTTGCGATGGCGTCCTGGGTCGGTTTGGCCCGGACATAAAATTCGGCGGCGACATCAACCCTCATGCGGTCTCTTGTGATCAAGGCCTGCTCATTATTCCTCTGGACTTCCAGCCTGAGGGTGTTCATATTCACGGGTATCACCTCATGAAGCACCGGCATGACCAGCGCCCCGCCATTCATGACCACCTTTTGGCCTCCAAAACCGGTCCGGACAAATGACACTTCTTTGGTGGCTCGTTTATACAGCTTGGCGAAAATCATAAAAATCGCAAGCATGGAAATGAGAATTAAACCTGCAATGATCCCGATCGTCATTAAACTTGGCATGGTGTTTGTCTCCTATTATGTGTTGACATGTTTTTTATCGCGGGCCTTTGGGAAGCCCTTTTTCCGCTTTCATCAATGATTTAATCCAACGCGCTGATTTTATTTCTTATCGCTTTAAATCCTGAGTTTTTCCGCCGGACAATCAGCGTTTTCTCTCCCTGCTGAAATTCTTCGTTTTCAATGTCCGGCTCGATCATGACATAGTGCCAGGTCCCAAACTGATCCTTTAATTTGGCCTGGGCCGGTTTTCCGGGCGAAGCTTTTCCCAGGGTGATCACCGCCACGCGCCCGATAAAACTTTTTTCCTCAACGGCCTGCGTTTCATCTTTTGGCATAATTTTCGCCACAATGCCGGCAAAGGTTCTGAAAACAGGAAGCGCCAGGATAAAAACAATGATGGACGCCGGCAATGCCGGGAGCGGGCGCCCCGCTATTTTCAGTATGACGGATTGAAACCCGAAACCCATCAGTCCGAAGGTCGTGAGAAAAACAACCAGTATAATCAGAAACGGGGTTTTGCCGATATGGAGCCAGCCCATGGTCTTGGTCAGCGCCCCATGAACGGAAAATTCAGGCTGATCCAGGTCGATATCCACATCCAGATCAGGGCCTGAGCCGGGCATGAAAGAATCGATCAGCTCGGAAAGCCCTGCTCCAATCGCGGTCATGGCTCCTTCCAAAAAGGCGATAAGGAGCATTAAAGCGATGGACACGGCAAAGGGCAGATTCTGCTCCATCAGTATGAATTCAATCATTTTATTTCGCCTTTGATCGCGGACAGTCGTTCCTGTACTCTGTTTTTACGTGTGATCTCTTCCAGTTCCGCCAGTTGAGCGGAGAATTTCATTTCCGATGTCAATCTGTTTCCCGGAATGCCCGCGTTTTTTTCAAACACACGCTCAAAGGTGGACTGGGCTGTCCGGACCCTCCTTTCAAGATCGTCGCTTTTGTTTGCAAAAGAGATTGAATCGGGGTCCCCGGGGGTTTTTGAAACATTTTTGGCAAACAGATCAAGCTCTTCTTTCATCTCGCGTTTTTTTGCCTTTAACGCCTTGGCATAGCCTTCCAGATCCTTTTCCCGATTTTTGAAGTCATTGACGGCTGATTCAAGCACCGGAATCTGGGCTTCAATATCCAGCTGCCTGGCGATGGCGACCTCCGCGAGGTCGTCCCGTTTTTCATAAATGGCCGTTTTGATTTTTTCGTTTAAATCTTCATGTTTTTTGTTTTCTTCCGCCAGTTTTGAAACGGCCAGATGTTTTTTGGCCGCAGTCTGCCCCAACTCGATCTGGATTTCATCGATTGCGGATTCCACCTCCCGGATTGACTCACAGAGAACTGACTCGGGGGCCGCGTTCTCAATGGAATCGATAATAGAGTGGACACTCCCGCTGATAATTCGCCGCGCTCGAGTCGTTAATTTTTCTTTCATTCGTCTGCCTCCTTTTTTGAAAATAGTCATGAAATGATAAAAAAAAATTCACAGGCCGGGAAAAAATCCCCGCGAGTTTGCCGGGCCGCCTTTTTGCCCAGGACCTGTTCAGGGTTGAATCGTTTCTTTCTTTCCGCATGTTGTTTTTCCGCGCGGGAGCGTTTCCGGGTCCTGCTTTCCGTGAAAGAGATCATCTGTTTTTTGCGGGAATTCATCAACTGTTTAGATTGAAAAAATGCGGAAAAATATGGAAAAA
The DNA window shown above is from Candidatus Desulfarcum epimagneticum and carries:
- a CDS encoding Phage shock protein A (PspA) family protein, which produces MKEKLTTRARRIISGSVHSIIDSIENAAPESVLCESIREVESAIDEIQIELGQTAAKKHLAVSKLAEENKKHEDLNEKIKTAIYEKRDDLAEVAIARQLDIEAQIPVLESAVNDFKNREKDLEGYAKALKAKKREMKEELDLFAKNVSKTPGDPDSISFANKSDDLERRVRTAQSTFERVFEKNAGIPGNRLTSEMKFSAQLAELEEITRKNRVQERLSAIKGEIK
- a CDS encoding conserved membrane hypothetical protein (Evidence 4 : Unknown function but conserved in other organisms), translated to MIEFILMEQNLPFAVSIALMLLIAFLEGAMTAIGAGLSELIDSFMPGSGPDLDVDIDLDQPEFSVHGALTKTMGWLHIGKTPFLIILVVFLTTFGLMGFGFQSVILKIAGRPLPALPASIIVFILALPVFRTFAGIVAKIMPKDETQAVEEKSFIGRVAVITLGKASPGKPAQAKLKDQFGTWHYVMIEPDIENEEFQQGEKTLIVRRKNSGFKAIRNKISALD